The Altererythrobacter sp. CAU 1644 genome has a window encoding:
- a CDS encoding cbb3-type cytochrome oxidase subunit 3: MDYETLRHFADSYGLAIMVVLFLALCLWPFRPGAREHNQKAANSIFEGQDDGE; the protein is encoded by the coding sequence ATGGACTACGAAACCCTGCGTCACTTCGCCGACAGCTACGGCCTGGCGATCATGGTCGTGCTGTTCCTGGCGCTGTGCCTGTGGCCGTTCCGCCCGGGCGCGCGCGAGCACAACCAGAAGGCTGCCAATTCCATTTTCGAGGGACAAGACGATGGCGAATGA
- the ccoP gene encoding cytochrome-c oxidase, cbb3-type subunit III, giving the protein MANDPSSNSRIDEATGTEFVGHEWDGIEELDTPMPRWWLWTFYITVVWAIIYTVLYPAWPMLSKATEGTLGWSSRGDLAEQISLADQARVSVGERIAAIDTTKLSGNPELLQQAVAGGAAAFKVNCVQCHGSGAAGNQELGYPNLNDDDWIWGGDMQAIEYSIVHGIRQPGSDQRQGAMPAFEGMFSNAQLDALVAQVQSLGGTGKSNAVGAQLYSENCAICHGQNGEGDRTVGAPRLNDAIWLRGKSADAIRRQILNPKMGAMPAWGERLDPVTIKMLTAYVHSLGGGEDFLEAPVEEPVAEVNEQP; this is encoded by the coding sequence ATGGCGAATGATCCATCCAGCAACAGCCGGATCGACGAAGCGACCGGCACCGAGTTCGTCGGCCACGAATGGGACGGCATCGAAGAACTCGACACGCCGATGCCGCGGTGGTGGCTGTGGACCTTCTATATCACCGTGGTCTGGGCGATCATCTACACCGTGCTCTATCCGGCATGGCCGATGCTCTCCAAGGCGACCGAGGGCACGCTCGGCTGGTCAAGCCGCGGCGACCTCGCCGAACAGATCAGCCTCGCCGACCAGGCGCGGGTGAGCGTCGGCGAGCGGATCGCGGCGATCGATACGACCAAGCTTTCGGGCAATCCCGAACTGCTGCAGCAGGCGGTCGCGGGGGGCGCGGCGGCGTTCAAGGTCAACTGCGTCCAGTGCCACGGCTCGGGCGCGGCGGGCAATCAGGAGCTCGGCTACCCCAACCTCAACGACGATGACTGGATCTGGGGCGGCGACATGCAGGCGATCGAATATTCGATCGTGCACGGCATCCGCCAGCCGGGTTCGGACCAGCGGCAGGGCGCCATGCCGGCCTTCGAGGGCATGTTCAGCAATGCCCAGCTCGACGCGCTGGTCGCGCAGGTCCAGTCGCTCGGCGGCACCGGCAAGAGCAATGCCGTGGGCGCGCAGCTCTACAGCGAGAACTGCGCCATTTGCCACGGCCAGAACGGCGAGGGCGACCGCACTGTCGGCGCGCCGCGGCTCAACGACGCGATCTGGCTCCGCGGCAAGAGTGCCGACGCCATTCGCAGGCAGATCCTCAATCCGAAGATGGGCGCCATGCCCGCATGGGGCGAGCGTCTCGATCCGGTCACCATCAAGATGCTGACCGCCTATGTCCATTCGCTCGGGGGAGGCGAAGACTTCCTGGAGGCTCCGGTTGAAGAACCGGTGGCCGAAGTCAATGAGCAACCCTGA